The following are encoded together in the Glycine max cultivar Williams 82 chromosome 8, Glycine_max_v4.0, whole genome shotgun sequence genome:
- the LOC100794512 gene encoding uncharacterized protein isoform X3, with product MSSGGKQGGFVSYQNVFVMRHGERLDNFEPSWVMTAARPWDPPLAEAGRKRAFETGRRLRESVGLPIGRVFVSPFLRCLQTAGELVASFSDEGRGGTVAGDGVAVKPFEVKVSVEYGLCEMMNSKAIRPNVAPKDGNMGFDVAVCEAMLPAEIVDKNVERVYKELPQWEESVLQAGARYQQLIKDLADKYPTENLLLVTHGEGVQVAVSSFKKDAEVNEVDYCGYVELRRPIFKKDHTFITGEFDLLTPSGQTGVSYSLPRSLENDTNQTTP from the exons ATGAGTTCAGGAGGAAAGCAGGGGGGCTTCGTTTCGTACCAAAACGTCTTCGTAATGAGGCACGGGGAGCGTTTGGACAACTTCGAGCCGTCGTGGGTGATGACGGCGGCGCGGCCGTGGGACCCGCCGCTGGCAGAGGCAGGTAGAAAACGGGCGTTCGAAACGGGTCGGAGGCTCCGGGAGAGTGTCGGGCTTCCGATCGGGCGAGTCTTCGTTTCGCCGTTCCTCCGCTGCCTCCAGACCGCCGGGGAACTCGTGGCGTCTTTCTCCGATGAGGGTCGTGGTGGCACCGTCGCCGGCGATGGTGTTGCCGTTAAGCCTTTCGAAGTCAAG GTCTCTGTTGAGTATGGATTGTGTGAAATGATGAACAGCAAGGCTATACGTCCCAATGTGGCCCCTAAAGATGGAAATATGGGGTTTGATGTAGCAGTGTGTGAAGCCATGCTTCCAGCTGAAATAGTGGATAAAAATGTAGAAAGGGTGTATAAAGAG TTGCCCCAGTGGGAAGAATCAGTTCTGCAAGCAGGGGCAAGATATCAGCAGTTAATTAAGGACCTTGCAGATAAATATCCTACTGAGAACTTGCTGCTTGTTACACAtg GGGAAGGAGTTCAGGTTGCTGTTTCTTCATTCAAAAAGGATGCTGAGGTAAATGAAGTGGATTACTGTGGATATGTGGAACTTAGACGTCCTATTTTCAAGAAAGATCACACATTTATCACTGGAGAGTTCGATTTACTCACTCCTAGTGGTCAAACTGGCGTAAGCTATTCCCTCCCACGTTCTTTGGAAAATGACACCAACCAAACAACGCCATGA
- the LOC102669906 gene encoding B3 domain-containing protein At4g01580, with the protein MTSQLDDGDGSYGYSATKPIHFFRIMLHENLLQGNLRLPEKFVRKYGNHLSNSMLLKLPNGIEWKVNLEKRDGSVWFQEGWKDFAEYYSLANGHLLGFRYDGTSHFHVFICDMSTMEIEYPVNKANHKRPSINSEESQPHKTQKTDENMNKSNSNLQDTDIHKEARDHKGKGNMEGSSISNCGNHEAAGNTSFTVIMKSSYYLPKSPLKRYTKSGEQYVKLLVGDRSWRVKVTYCRNKTLSYFTGDWLVFAKENDLKEGDACLFQLLSNGDGIVMKVSISRRV; encoded by the exons ATGACTTCACAGCTTGACGATGGAGATGGCTCCTACGGTTACAGTGCAACAAAGCCAATCCACTTTTTCAGGATCATGCTCCATGAGAACCTTCTGCAAGGAAATCTA AGGCTTCCGGAGAAGTTTGTGAGGAAATATGGAAATCACTTATCCAACTCAATGCTTCTTAAGCTTCCAAACGGTATAGAATGGAAGGTAAATTTGGAGAAACGTGATGGTAGTGTTTGGTTTCAAGAAGGTTGGAAAGACTTTGCAGAGTATTACTCTCTGGCCAATGGGCACCTATTGGGTTTTAGATACGATGGAACATCCCATTTTCATGTATTCATCTGTGATATGAGTACCATGGAAATAGAGTACCCTGTCAACAAAGCAAATCACAAAAGACCAAGCATTAATAGTGAAGAAAGTCAACCACATAAGACACAGAAAACAGATGAAAATATGAACAAGAGTAATTCCAATTTGCAGGACACTGACATTCATAAAGAAGCCAGAGACCACAAAG GTAAGGGAAACATGGAAGGGTCATCCATTAGTAACTGTGGAAATCATGAAGCAGCTGGAAATACTTCATTCACCGTGATAATGAAATCAAGCTAC TATCTGCCAAAGAGCCCACTGAAGCGCTATACCAAATCTGGTGAACAATATGTCAAGCTTTTGGTTGGGGACAGATCATGGAGGGTTAAAGTGACCTATTGTCGAAATAAAACATTGAGTTACTTTACTGGAGATTGGCTAGTTTTTGCAAAGGAAAATGATTTAAAAGAAGGAGATGCTTGCTTGTTCCAACTTCTAAGCAATGGTGATGGCATCGTGATGAAGGTTTCTATTTCCAGACGGGTTTAA
- the LOC100793986 gene encoding B3 domain-containing transcription factor VRN1 → MTSKLNHRDDGSNGDSASKPIHFLRIMHPDNLLQGKLRLPAEFVNKYGKHLSNTMFLKLPNGAEWRVNLEKRDGRVWFQEGWKKFVEHHSLAHGHLLVFKYDGTFHFHVLIFDPSANEIDYPVNKANHKRVRISSEEIQPPTTCKTSGNKRSNSNLQDNAFHQKVRDHKGRYESPSEGKRNMEAAGSISFTVRMKSSSKQHMYLPKDSLKGYIKGGEQYVKLLVGERSWRVKLVHYKNRSSCFFSANWPAFARENDLKEGDACWFQLLNSSDDIVMNVTISREGH, encoded by the exons ATGACTTCAAAACTCAACCATAGAGATGATGGCTCTAATGGGGATAGTGCATCAAAGCCAATCCACTTTTTGAGGATCATGCACCCTGACAATCTTCTGCAAGGAAAGCTA AGGCTTCCAGCAGAGTTTGTAAACAAATATGGAAAACACTTATCCAACACAATGTTTCTTAAGCTTCCAAACGGTGCAGAATGGAGAGTAAATTTGGAGAAACGTGATGGTAGAGTTTGGTTTCAAGAAGGTTGGAAAAAGTTTGTGGAGCATCACTCCCTTGCACATGGGCACCTATTGGTTTTCAAATATGATGGAACATTCCATTTTCATGTACTCATCTTTGATCCTAGTGCCAATGAAATAGACTACCCTGTTAACAAAGCAAATCACAAAAGGGTCAGAATTAGTAGTGAAGAAATTCAACCTCCCACGACGTGCAAAACAAGTGGAAATAAGAGGAGTAATTCCAATTTGCAGGACAATGCCTTTCATCAGAAAGTCAGAGACCACAAAG GTAGGTACGAAAGTCCAAGTGAAGGGAAAAGAAACATGGAAGCTGCTGGGAGTATTTCCTTCACAGTGAGAATGAAATCAAGCTCTAAGCAGCACATG TATCTTCCAAAGGACTCACTGAAGGGATACATCAAAGGTGGTGAACAATATGTCAAGCTTCTGGTTGGGGAGAGATCATGGAGGGTTAAATTGGTCCATTACAAAAATCGATCTTCATGTTTCTTTAGTGCAAATTGGCCAGCTTTTGCAAGGGAAAACGATTTAAAAGAAGGAGATGCTTGCTGGTTCCAACTCCTAAACAGTAGTGATGACATAGTGATGAATGTTACCATTTCTAGAGAGGGACACTAA
- the LOC100794512 gene encoding uncharacterized protein isoform X2, with product MLSLRLLRLFSVRSTCSNQAPILQESYKGCKETGFRSLSPGSVKMSSGGKQGGFVSYQNVFVMRHGERLDNFEPSWVMTAARPWDPPLAEAGRKRAFETGRRLRESVGLPIGRVFVSPFLRCLQTAGELVASFSDEGRGGTVAGDGVAVKPFEVKVSVEYGLCEMMNSKAIRPNVAPKDGNMGFDVAVCEAMLPAEIVDKNVERVYKELPQWEESVLQAGARYQQLIKDLADKYPTENLLLVTHGEGVQVAVSSFKKDAEVNEVDYCGYVELRRPIFKKDHTFITGEFDLLTPSGQTGVSYSLPRSLENDTNQTTP from the exons ATGCTTTCGTTACGGTTACTTCGCCTTTTCTCTGTTCGTTCTACTTGTTCTAACCAAGCTCCCATTCTGCAGGAAAGTTATAAG GGGTGTAAAGAAACTGGCTTTCGATCATTATCTCCAG GTTCGGTGAAAATGAGTTCAGGAGGAAAGCAGGGGGGCTTCGTTTCGTACCAAAACGTCTTCGTAATGAGGCACGGGGAGCGTTTGGACAACTTCGAGCCGTCGTGGGTGATGACGGCGGCGCGGCCGTGGGACCCGCCGCTGGCAGAGGCAGGTAGAAAACGGGCGTTCGAAACGGGTCGGAGGCTCCGGGAGAGTGTCGGGCTTCCGATCGGGCGAGTCTTCGTTTCGCCGTTCCTCCGCTGCCTCCAGACCGCCGGGGAACTCGTGGCGTCTTTCTCCGATGAGGGTCGTGGTGGCACCGTCGCCGGCGATGGTGTTGCCGTTAAGCCTTTCGAAGTCAAG GTCTCTGTTGAGTATGGATTGTGTGAAATGATGAACAGCAAGGCTATACGTCCCAATGTGGCCCCTAAAGATGGAAATATGGGGTTTGATGTAGCAGTGTGTGAAGCCATGCTTCCAGCTGAAATAGTGGATAAAAATGTAGAAAGGGTGTATAAAGAG TTGCCCCAGTGGGAAGAATCAGTTCTGCAAGCAGGGGCAAGATATCAGCAGTTAATTAAGGACCTTGCAGATAAATATCCTACTGAGAACTTGCTGCTTGTTACACAtg GGGAAGGAGTTCAGGTTGCTGTTTCTTCATTCAAAAAGGATGCTGAGGTAAATGAAGTGGATTACTGTGGATATGTGGAACTTAGACGTCCTATTTTCAAGAAAGATCACACATTTATCACTGGAGAGTTCGATTTACTCACTCCTAGTGGTCAAACTGGCGTAAGCTATTCCCTCCCACGTTCTTTGGAAAATGACACCAACCAAACAACGCCATGA
- the LOC100794512 gene encoding uncharacterized protein isoform X1: MLSLRLLRLFSVRSTCSNQAPILQESYKILFQGCKETGFRSLSPGSVKMSSGGKQGGFVSYQNVFVMRHGERLDNFEPSWVMTAARPWDPPLAEAGRKRAFETGRRLRESVGLPIGRVFVSPFLRCLQTAGELVASFSDEGRGGTVAGDGVAVKPFEVKVSVEYGLCEMMNSKAIRPNVAPKDGNMGFDVAVCEAMLPAEIVDKNVERVYKELPQWEESVLQAGARYQQLIKDLADKYPTENLLLVTHGEGVQVAVSSFKKDAEVNEVDYCGYVELRRPIFKKDHTFITGEFDLLTPSGQTGVSYSLPRSLENDTNQTTP; this comes from the exons ATGCTTTCGTTACGGTTACTTCGCCTTTTCTCTGTTCGTTCTACTTGTTCTAACCAAGCTCCCATTCTGCAGGAAAGTTATAAG ATTCTGTTTCAGGGGTGTAAAGAAACTGGCTTTCGATCATTATCTCCAG GTTCGGTGAAAATGAGTTCAGGAGGAAAGCAGGGGGGCTTCGTTTCGTACCAAAACGTCTTCGTAATGAGGCACGGGGAGCGTTTGGACAACTTCGAGCCGTCGTGGGTGATGACGGCGGCGCGGCCGTGGGACCCGCCGCTGGCAGAGGCAGGTAGAAAACGGGCGTTCGAAACGGGTCGGAGGCTCCGGGAGAGTGTCGGGCTTCCGATCGGGCGAGTCTTCGTTTCGCCGTTCCTCCGCTGCCTCCAGACCGCCGGGGAACTCGTGGCGTCTTTCTCCGATGAGGGTCGTGGTGGCACCGTCGCCGGCGATGGTGTTGCCGTTAAGCCTTTCGAAGTCAAG GTCTCTGTTGAGTATGGATTGTGTGAAATGATGAACAGCAAGGCTATACGTCCCAATGTGGCCCCTAAAGATGGAAATATGGGGTTTGATGTAGCAGTGTGTGAAGCCATGCTTCCAGCTGAAATAGTGGATAAAAATGTAGAAAGGGTGTATAAAGAG TTGCCCCAGTGGGAAGAATCAGTTCTGCAAGCAGGGGCAAGATATCAGCAGTTAATTAAGGACCTTGCAGATAAATATCCTACTGAGAACTTGCTGCTTGTTACACAtg GGGAAGGAGTTCAGGTTGCTGTTTCTTCATTCAAAAAGGATGCTGAGGTAAATGAAGTGGATTACTGTGGATATGTGGAACTTAGACGTCCTATTTTCAAGAAAGATCACACATTTATCACTGGAGAGTTCGATTTACTCACTCCTAGTGGTCAAACTGGCGTAAGCTATTCCCTCCCACGTTCTTTGGAAAATGACACCAACCAAACAACGCCATGA